The Pristiophorus japonicus isolate sPriJap1 chromosome 3, sPriJap1.hap1, whole genome shotgun sequence genome has a segment encoding these proteins:
- the LOC139259980 gene encoding gamma-crystallin S-1-like yields MINLQTSIFPQIIFYEDRNFQGRHYECNTDCADLSPYFSRCNSIRVESDWWVGYERPNYMGYQYVLSRGEYPDYQRWMGFNDNIRSCRTYPHYRGGNYRMRIYERPDFGGQMMEFMDDCPSVYDRFRYRDIHSCHVMDGYWNFYEQPNYRGRQYFMRPGEYRRFSDWGGYNSTVGSFRRMRDF; encoded by the exons ATGATTAATTTACAAACCTCTATCTTTCCACAGATCATCTTTTACGAGGACAGGAACTTCCAGGGTCGGCACTACGAGTGCAATACTGACTGTGCTGACCTGTCCCCTTACTTCAGCCGCTGTAACTCCATCCGTGTGGAGAGTGACTGGTGGGTGGGGTATGAGAGACCCAATTACATGGGATACCAGTATGTTCTGAGCAGGGGAGAATATCCTGACTACCAACGCTGGATGGGATTCAATGACAACATCAGGTCATGTCGTACCTACCCACAC TATCGAGGTGGAAACTACAGAATGAGAATTTACGAGAGGCCTGACTTTGGAGGACAGATGATGGAATTCATGGATGACTGTCCATCTGTCTACGATCGTTTCCGTTACCGTGACATTCACTCCTGCCATGTGATGGACGGTTACTGGAACTTCTATGAACAGCCCAACTACAGAGGCCGACAGTACTTCATGAGACCCGGTGAATACAGGAGATTCAGTGACTGGGGCGGCTACAACTCAACTGTCGGATCTTTCAGGCGAATGAGGGACTTCTAG